In a genomic window of Candidatus Bathyarchaeota archaeon:
- a CDS encoding 30S ribosomal protein S27ae, translating to MYKVDGEKFTRARPTCERCGPGYFMADHHDRYTCGHCGFTRYKQK from the coding sequence ATGTACAAAGTTGATGGCGAAAAATTTACACGTGCTCGACCAACCTGCGAACGTTGCGGACCAGGCTACTTCATGGCAGACCACCATGACCGATACACCTGTGGCCACTGTGGATTTACTCGCTACAAGCAGAAATAA